In a genomic window of Arvicanthis niloticus isolate mArvNil1 chromosome 8, mArvNil1.pat.X, whole genome shotgun sequence:
- the Ctsv gene encoding cathepsin L2, which produces MTLLLLLVVLCLGTALATPKFDQTLSTQWHQWKSTHRRLYGTNEEEWRRAVWEKNMRMIQLHNGEYSSGKHGFTMEMNAFGDMTNEEFRQVVNGYRHQKHRKGKIFQEPLMLQIPKSVDWREKGCVTPVKNQGQCGSCWAFSASGSLEGQMFLKTGKLVSLSEQNLVDCSREQGNQGCNGGLMDYAFQYIKDNGGLDSEESYPYEAKDGTCKYRAEFAVANDTGFVDIPQQEKALMKAVATVGPISVAIDASHPSLQFYSSGIYYEPNCSSKDLDHGVLLVGYGFEGTDSNKKKYWIVKNSWGREWGMDGYFQIAKDMNNHCGIATAASYPTV; this is translated from the exons ATGACTCTTTTACTCCTCCTGGTTGTCCTCTGCTTGGGAACAGCCTTAGCCACTCCAAAATTTGATCAAACGCTTAGTACACAGTGGCACCAGTGGAAGTCCACGCACAGAAGACTGTATGGCACG AATGAGGAAGAGTGGAGGAGAGCCGTGTGGGAGAAGAACATGAGAATGATCCAGCTACACAACGGGGAATACAGCAGCGGGAAGCATGGCTTCACCATGGAGATGAACGCCTTTGGTGACATG ACCAATGAGGAATTCAGGCAGGTAGTGAATGGCTATCGGCACCAGAAACACAGGAAGGGGAAGATTTTTCAGGAACCTCTGATGCTTCAGATCCCCAAGAGTGTGgactggagagaaaagggttgTGTAACTCCTGTGAAGAATCAG ggCCAGTGTGGTTCTTGTTGGGCGTTTAGCGCATCAGGCTCTCTAGAAGGACAGATGTTCCTTAAGACTGGCAAACTGGTCTCACTGAGTGAACAGAACCTTGTGGACTGTTCTCGTGAACAAGGCAATCAGGGCTGTAATGGAGGCCTGATGGATTATGCTTTCCAGTACATTAAGGACAATGGAGGTCTGGACTCAGAGGAGTCTTATCCCTATGAAGCCAAG GATGGAACTTGTAAATACAGAGCTGAGTTCGCTGTGGCTAATGACACGGGGTTCGTGGATATCCCTCAGCAAGAGAAAGCCCTCATGAAGGCTGTGGCCACTGTGGGGCCTATCTCTGTCGCCATAGATGCAAGCCATCCGTCTCTCCAGTTCTATAGTTCAG GCATCTACTATGAACCCAACTGTAGCAGCAAGGACCTCGACCATGGGGTTCTGTTGGTTGGCTATGGATTTGAAGGAACAgattcaaataagaaaaaatattggaTTGTCAAGAACAG CTGGGGTCGTGAATGGGGTATGGATGGCTACTTCCAAATAGCCAAAGATATGAACAACCACTGTGGAATAGCCACCGCGGCCAGCTATCCTACAGTGTGA